The following are encoded in a window of Nibricoccus aquaticus genomic DNA:
- a CDS encoding pyridoxal-phosphate-dependent aminotransferase family protein — MSYKLFIPGPIAVSEKTLRAMAQPMIGHRSTDFVALYQSIQPELQALAYTKDPVFLATNSAWGSMEGAIRNVVKKKVLNCMNGAFSDKWFDVAQRCGKQAGALKSEWGQPVDPEALRKELSTGQYDAVTIIHNETSTGTMSDLTAIAAVLREFPDVISIVDTVSSFTVLPIKKDELGIDVLITGSQKAFALPPGLSLLSVSKRALDRAATQTDRGYYVDFVEFQKNHEAGMTPSTPVIPLIYALKSKLEDIKAEGLDNRFARHAQLNKMVRDWGFSKGFKLFPQEKYGSLALNCFANNLNYDLAALNKTLKSKHKLVIDGGYGKLKGKTFRISNMGDETVDTIKSLIASLDAALAETPKLAS; from the coding sequence ATGAGCTACAAACTCTTCATCCCCGGCCCCATCGCTGTCTCCGAAAAAACGCTGCGCGCCATGGCCCAGCCCATGATCGGTCACCGCAGCACCGACTTCGTTGCGCTCTACCAGTCCATCCAGCCCGAGCTTCAGGCTCTCGCCTACACCAAGGACCCGGTCTTCCTCGCCACGAATTCCGCCTGGGGCTCGATGGAAGGCGCCATCCGTAACGTCGTCAAAAAGAAGGTGCTCAACTGCATGAACGGCGCCTTCTCCGACAAGTGGTTCGACGTCGCCCAGCGCTGCGGAAAACAAGCCGGCGCCCTCAAGTCCGAATGGGGCCAGCCCGTCGATCCCGAGGCGCTCCGCAAAGAGCTTTCGACCGGCCAGTACGACGCCGTCACCATCATTCACAACGAAACCTCGACCGGTACGATGAGCGACCTCACCGCCATCGCCGCCGTTCTCCGCGAATTCCCCGACGTCATCTCGATCGTCGACACCGTCAGCTCCTTCACAGTCCTCCCGATCAAGAAGGACGAACTAGGTATCGACGTTCTCATCACCGGCTCGCAAAAAGCCTTCGCCCTTCCTCCCGGCCTCTCCCTCCTCTCCGTTTCGAAACGCGCCCTCGACCGCGCCGCCACCCAGACCGACCGCGGCTACTACGTCGACTTCGTCGAGTTCCAGAAGAACCACGAAGCCGGCATGACGCCCAGCACTCCGGTCATCCCGCTTATCTACGCGCTCAAGTCGAAGCTCGAAGACATCAAAGCCGAAGGCCTCGACAACCGCTTCGCCCGCCACGCCCAGCTCAACAAGATGGTCCGCGACTGGGGATTCTCGAAAGGCTTCAAACTCTTCCCCCAAGAGAAATACGGCTCGCTCGCGCTCAACTGCTTCGCGAACAACCTCAACTACGACCTCGCCGCGCTGAACAAGACGCTCAAGTCGAAGCACAAGCTCGTGATCGATGGCGGCTACGGAAAGCTGAAGGGAAAGACCTTCCGCATCTCCAACATGGGCGACGAAACCGTGGACACCATCAAGTCCCTCATCGCCTCCCTCGACGCCGCCCTCGCCGAAACCCCGAAGCTCGCTTCCTAA
- the panD gene encoding aspartate 1-decarboxylase, with amino-acid sequence MQLNLLKSKIHRAEVTDSSLNYEGSLAIDSEFMAQVGMRQYERILIGNTANGERFETYAIAAPAGSKTISLNGATALLGKRGDLLTIMSFAVFTEAEAETWQPRVLVLGDANKKVIKVSHK; translated from the coding sequence ATGCAACTCAATCTACTCAAGTCCAAGATCCACCGCGCCGAGGTGACCGACAGCTCGCTCAACTACGAAGGCAGCCTCGCGATCGATTCCGAGTTCATGGCCCAGGTCGGCATGCGCCAGTACGAGCGCATCCTCATCGGCAACACCGCCAACGGCGAGCGCTTCGAGACCTACGCCATCGCCGCCCCCGCCGGCTCCAAAACCATTTCCCTCAACGGCGCCACCGCCCTCCTCGGCAAACGCGGCGATCTCCTCACGATCATGTCCTTCGCCGTCTTCACTGAAGCTGAAGCTGAAACCTGGCAACCCCGCGTCCTCGTCCTCGGCGACGCCAACAAAAAGGTCATCAAAGTCTCCCACAAATAA
- the lpxK gene encoding tetraacyldisaccharide 4'-kinase, translated as MSSSWLKTKLNQFEQFGIDVIYGRAEGIRATLFAAFLQALSYLFSGIAQARLWLYRKRILHDQPLGCLVVVVGNLTVGGTGKTPVVEKFARSLQERGRKVAILSRGYKSKSASMGKKLANWFTGAAEPPPRVVSNGEAVLLDSELAGDEPFMLARNLPGVVVLVDKNRVKSGTYAIRKFGCDTLILDDGFQYLPLKGRLNLLLVDKTNPFGNGHLLPRGILREPIKHLKRASYVFLTKSNGQRDAELEELIQEHNPGVDIIECTHQPKFLQRFGSDERMPLEFLKGKKVGAFSGIATPESFEKFLKDLGATLTFTRRFLDHYRFTDEDYVSIFSEAMGKRVDFIVTTEKDSVRLPVDLPCPIPVYYLRLEIEIIRGAADFQEAVGRICFPENGTAMPWPEA; from the coding sequence ATGTCGTCGTCCTGGCTGAAGACCAAGCTGAACCAATTCGAGCAATTCGGGATCGACGTGATTTATGGGCGCGCGGAGGGCATCCGGGCGACGTTGTTTGCGGCGTTTTTGCAGGCGCTGTCGTATCTGTTCAGCGGGATCGCACAGGCTCGTCTATGGCTTTATCGGAAGCGGATTTTGCATGACCAGCCGCTGGGATGTCTGGTCGTTGTTGTGGGCAATCTCACGGTGGGCGGCACGGGGAAGACGCCGGTGGTGGAGAAGTTCGCGCGGTCGCTGCAGGAGCGCGGGCGGAAAGTGGCCATCTTGAGCCGTGGATACAAAAGCAAGTCGGCGTCGATGGGAAAGAAGCTGGCGAACTGGTTCACGGGAGCGGCTGAGCCGCCGCCGCGCGTGGTGAGCAATGGTGAGGCGGTGCTGCTGGATTCGGAGCTGGCGGGCGACGAACCGTTCATGCTCGCGCGGAATCTGCCGGGCGTGGTGGTGCTGGTGGACAAAAACCGGGTGAAGTCGGGAACGTATGCGATCAGGAAGTTTGGCTGCGACACGTTGATCCTGGACGACGGGTTTCAGTATTTGCCGCTCAAGGGGCGGCTGAATTTGCTGCTCGTGGATAAGACGAATCCGTTTGGGAACGGGCATCTGCTGCCACGCGGGATTTTACGTGAGCCGATCAAGCACCTGAAGCGGGCGAGCTATGTTTTTCTCACGAAGTCGAACGGGCAGCGCGATGCGGAGCTGGAGGAGTTGATCCAGGAGCACAACCCGGGCGTGGACATCATCGAGTGTACGCATCAGCCGAAGTTTTTGCAGCGGTTTGGGTCGGACGAGCGGATGCCGCTGGAGTTTTTGAAGGGGAAGAAGGTCGGTGCGTTTAGCGGGATCGCGACGCCGGAGAGTTTCGAGAAGTTTCTGAAAGATCTCGGGGCGACGTTGACGTTCACGCGGCGGTTTCTGGACCACTACCGGTTCACGGATGAGGATTACGTTTCGATCTTCAGCGAAGCGATGGGGAAGCGGGTGGATTTCATCGTAACCACGGAGAAGGATTCGGTGCGGCTGCCGGTGGATTTGCCGTGTCCGATCCCCGTTTATTACCTGAGGCTGGAGATCGAAATCATCCGGGGTGCGGCGGATTTTCAGGAGGCAGTAGGGCGTATTTGTTTTCCTGAAAACGGGACGGCGATGCCCTGGCCTGAGGCGTGA
- a CDS encoding aminopeptidase, which yields MIIDSRFNDLAAGLINFSTQLKKGERVLIDAFDIPDAMVIALIRATRDAGAHPYVNIHRARVTREMMLGAAVDQFEPHAAVELARMQKMDAYIALRGSDNIFEASDVPPDRVQLVSKLMKPVLDHRVGKTKWVVLRWPTASMAQQAGMSTEAFEDFYFRVCTLDYARMVPGMEALKELMTATDRVHIKGPGTDLRFSIKGIGAQPCGGLRNIPDGEVFSCPVKDSVEGYVQYNAPTVYLGQSFDNIRLGFKKGKIVEATSTNTKRLNEILDSDDGARYIGEFALGFNPHITAPMRDILFDEKIAGSFHFTPGQAYEGVGNGNKSQVHWDMVCIQRPEYGGGEVWFDDKLIRKDGMFVPKSLHKLNPEYLLGAEKAKKGK from the coding sequence ATGATCATCGATTCACGTTTCAACGATCTCGCCGCCGGACTTATCAATTTTTCGACTCAGCTGAAGAAGGGGGAGCGCGTGTTGATCGACGCGTTTGATATTCCGGACGCAATGGTCATCGCACTGATCCGGGCGACACGCGATGCGGGCGCGCATCCCTACGTGAATATCCATCGGGCACGGGTGACCCGCGAAATGATGCTGGGGGCGGCGGTGGATCAGTTCGAGCCGCACGCGGCAGTGGAGCTGGCGCGCATGCAGAAGATGGATGCGTATATCGCGCTGCGGGGATCGGATAATATTTTCGAGGCGTCGGACGTGCCCCCAGATCGCGTGCAGCTGGTCAGCAAGCTCATGAAGCCGGTGCTCGATCATCGCGTCGGCAAGACGAAGTGGGTGGTGCTGCGCTGGCCGACGGCGTCGATGGCACAGCAGGCAGGGATGAGCACGGAAGCGTTTGAGGATTTTTATTTCCGCGTCTGCACGCTTGATTACGCGCGCATGGTTCCGGGCATGGAAGCGCTCAAGGAACTGATGACGGCGACGGATCGGGTGCACATCAAGGGGCCGGGAACGGATCTGCGTTTTTCGATCAAGGGCATCGGCGCGCAGCCGTGCGGCGGTTTGCGGAATATTCCGGACGGAGAGGTTTTCTCGTGTCCGGTAAAGGACTCGGTTGAGGGCTATGTGCAGTACAACGCGCCGACGGTTTATCTCGGGCAGTCGTTCGACAACATTCGCCTCGGGTTCAAGAAGGGCAAAATCGTCGAGGCGACTTCGACGAACACGAAGCGGCTGAATGAGATTTTGGACAGCGATGATGGAGCGCGGTATATCGGTGAATTTGCACTGGGTTTTAATCCGCACATCACGGCGCCGATGCGCGATATCCTCTTCGACGAGAAGATCGCGGGGTCATTCCACTTCACGCCTGGTCAGGCGTACGAAGGCGTGGGCAATGGCAACAAGTCGCAGGTTCACTGGGACATGGTGTGCATCCAGCGTCCGGAGTACGGCGGCGGGGAAGTGTGGTTCGACGATAAGCTCATCCGCAAGGACGGGATGTTCGTGCCGAAGTCGCTGCATAAGCTGAATCCGGAGTATTTGCTGGGGGCGGAGAAGGCGAAAAAGGGGAAGTGA
- a CDS encoding type II secretion system protein GspG — protein sequence MKAISYLLVTGGIIGLTWLALNRGNLDDSRGGNVSTAGYIVRQAMVRPFESFRNDVGRYPTADEGLAALLFCPASLTKSWKGPYIDAEKLPLDPWRREYRYRSPGIRSHCGYDLWSLGADGVESADDIGNWEK from the coding sequence ATGAAAGCCATCAGCTACCTTCTCGTAACTGGAGGCATTATTGGACTTACTTGGTTGGCGCTGAATCGCGGCAACCTTGATGACTCGCGCGGGGGCAACGTCTCTACTGCGGGGTATATTGTCCGGCAGGCGATGGTGCGGCCGTTTGAGTCATTTCGAAATGATGTTGGTCGTTATCCGACGGCAGATGAAGGCCTCGCAGCGTTGTTATTCTGCCCTGCAAGCCTGACGAAAAGCTGGAAGGGACCATATATAGACGCCGAGAAACTTCCGCTGGATCCTTGGCGCAGGGAGTATCGTTATCGGTCGCCGGGTATTCGAAGTCATTGCGGATATGATTTATGGAGCCTGGGCGCGGATGGCGTGGAGAGTGCTGACGACATTGGTAACTGGGAAAAGTGA
- a CDS encoding adenosine deaminase family protein yields MSDLTHRSNAIALGDFIQALPKTETHLHIEGALPYELLHAWKPESYPLNPGFHEAQFRFGSFPKFDEVLLGHALPWFVSAERYYEAAKAVFAKHVAQNVRYVETSFHLPVGGFIGVPPREILAAIRAAVPSGLEVRIFAGMLRTDCAGPMRVVIDQLDKWDELAGVDLHGFEQVPTEPWTAKIWERLRGAGKVTKCHAGEFDGAARVREAIEELGVMRVQHGVRAIEDPRVVALAVERGVTFDVCPISNVRLGVVRSLAEHPLRALMKAGVRCTVSTDDPLVFGNTLNGEYAALAGEAGFTRAELARVAKNGWAVASVPSAVRDAMCAEIDRVAGL; encoded by the coding sequence ATGAGTGACCTAACCCATCGATCTAACGCGATCGCACTCGGAGACTTCATCCAGGCGCTGCCGAAGACGGAGACGCATCTGCATATCGAGGGGGCGTTGCCGTATGAGTTGTTGCATGCGTGGAAGCCGGAGAGTTATCCGCTGAATCCGGGGTTTCATGAGGCGCAGTTTAGATTTGGGAGCTTTCCGAAGTTCGATGAAGTGCTGCTCGGTCATGCGTTGCCGTGGTTCGTGTCGGCGGAGCGTTATTACGAGGCGGCGAAGGCGGTTTTTGCGAAGCATGTCGCGCAGAATGTGCGGTATGTGGAGACGAGTTTTCACCTGCCGGTGGGGGGATTCATCGGTGTGCCGCCGAGGGAGATTCTCGCGGCGATCCGGGCGGCGGTGCCGAGCGGGTTGGAGGTGCGGATTTTTGCGGGGATGCTGCGGACGGATTGTGCGGGGCCGATGCGGGTGGTCATCGATCAGCTCGATAAATGGGATGAACTGGCGGGCGTGGATTTGCATGGATTCGAGCAGGTGCCGACGGAGCCGTGGACGGCGAAGATTTGGGAGCGGCTGCGCGGGGCGGGGAAGGTGACGAAGTGTCATGCGGGGGAATTCGACGGGGCGGCGCGGGTGCGGGAGGCGATTGAGGAACTCGGGGTGATGCGGGTGCAGCATGGCGTGCGGGCGATTGAAGATCCGCGCGTGGTGGCGCTGGCGGTGGAGCGTGGGGTGACGTTCGATGTGTGTCCGATCAGCAATGTGCGGCTGGGTGTGGTGCGGTCGCTGGCGGAGCATCCGTTGCGGGCGCTCATGAAAGCGGGCGTGCGTTGCACGGTGAGCACGGATGATCCGCTGGTGTTTGGGAATACTCTGAACGGCGAGTATGCGGCGCTGGCGGGCGAGGCGGGGTTCACGCGCGCGGAGCTGGCGCGGGTGGCGAAGAACGGGTGGGCCGTGGCGAGTGTGCCGTCGGCGGTACGCGACGCGATGTGCGCGGAGATCGACCGGGTGGCGGGCCTTTGA
- a CDS encoding RluA family pseudouridine synthase, translating to MSQQTYIVPEGVRRIRADKALAVGFPDHSRVALQRSFDAGLVLIAGKAIKRDHSVRGGDEIAFSMPDLVPSELKAVDIPLDVIFEDKHLLAINKAAGMIVHPGAGTGEDTLVHALLSHCEGSLSGVGGVERPGIVHRLDRETSGVMLVAKSDKAHRGLAEQFSERSLQKEYLALVAGAPGLLSGSMKKPIGRNPNHRHKMAVVESELGGRDAHTDWEVVEKFGKVASLMRCLIHTGRTHQIRVHMKALGHIVMGDEIYGWKPDSRLKKQPPRVMLHAEHLIVTHPITGKQLDLRAPLPKDFKAQLEQLRKLTAADVKKDVAAAKLVKKPKKAAPPAAHVREE from the coding sequence GTGAGCCAACAAACTTATATCGTTCCAGAAGGCGTTCGCCGTATCCGTGCCGACAAGGCGCTTGCTGTCGGGTTTCCCGATCATAGCCGCGTGGCGTTGCAACGTTCGTTCGATGCGGGGCTCGTGCTCATCGCGGGCAAGGCGATCAAGCGCGATCACTCGGTGCGGGGCGGCGACGAGATCGCTTTCTCGATGCCGGACCTGGTGCCTTCAGAGCTGAAGGCGGTGGATATTCCGCTCGATGTGATTTTTGAGGACAAGCACCTGCTGGCGATCAACAAGGCGGCGGGGATGATCGTGCATCCGGGCGCGGGTACGGGCGAAGACACACTGGTCCACGCGTTGCTCTCACATTGTGAGGGAAGTCTGAGCGGCGTCGGTGGCGTGGAGCGGCCAGGGATCGTCCACCGGCTGGATCGCGAGACTTCGGGCGTGATGCTGGTGGCGAAGAGCGACAAGGCGCATCGCGGGCTGGCGGAGCAGTTTTCGGAGAGGTCGTTGCAAAAGGAATACCTCGCGCTGGTCGCGGGCGCGCCGGGCTTGCTGAGCGGGAGCATGAAGAAGCCGATCGGGCGGAATCCGAATCACCGGCACAAGATGGCGGTGGTCGAGAGCGAGCTCGGCGGGCGCGATGCTCACACGGATTGGGAAGTCGTGGAGAAATTTGGCAAAGTGGCGTCGCTGATGCGCTGCCTGATTCACACGGGGCGCACGCATCAGATTCGCGTCCACATGAAGGCGCTCGGGCATATCGTGATGGGCGACGAGATTTATGGCTGGAAGCCGGACTCGCGGCTGAAGAAGCAGCCGCCGCGCGTGATGTTGCACGCGGAGCATTTGATCGTGACGCATCCGATCACGGGCAAGCAGCTCGATCTGCGCGCGCCGTTGCCGAAGGATTTCAAGGCGCAGCTGGAGCAGCTGCGGAAGTTGACGGCGGCCGACGTGAAGAAGGACGTGGCGGCGGCGAAGCTGGTGAAGAAGCCGAAGAAGGCTGCGCCGCCGGCGGCGCATGTGCGGGAAGAGTGA
- a CDS encoding S9 family peptidase: protein MTTLAAHAALDLSTQPPVATRQPKDVTVHGDKRTDDYFWLREKESPAVLDYLKAENAYTESVTAPAKPLQEKLYTEMVARVKETDQSVPARKGRHVYYTRTEQGKQYPIHCRKLADTPKAPEEIILDINQLAVGEAFMSVGHLVVSDDARLLIYTTDRTGSRDYTVHIKNLETGAEIPQQIGNVASIEWAADNDTIFYVTEEKETKRAYRLERWVLSTGQRRVLLDEKDELYDLEISRTLDEKYLVCISESKTTTGILALPSNQPRGKFRVIVRKRDGVECSLEHRDGLFYILTNLDAKNFRLVSAPVDTPTPMHWTEILPHDPAIKREDIETFANHLVVHERENGLPHIRVIDLASGKQHRIPMPEPIYEVDEGENLEFDTTSYRFTYESPVTPDSTYAYDLNTGASTLLKRAEIPGGYDPALYACERIWASASDKTKIPVSLVWRKDRRAPGPQPLFLYGYGSYGVSIPDSFSTTRLSLLDRGVIYAIAHIRGGGELGEDWRDAGKMALKKTTFTDFIACAESLIASKHTDSKKLIISGGSAGGLLVGAVLNQKPALFRAAILDVPFVDIVNTMLDDTLPLTTSEYIEWGNPNVKAEYAWMRAYSPYDNLKPQAYPAMLVNVSLNDSQVPYWEGAKLVAKLRTLKTDSNPLLLRTNLDAGHGGASGRYDSLKETAFDYAFALTILGL, encoded by the coding sequence ATGACAACACTCGCTGCGCACGCCGCGCTCGACCTCTCCACTCAACCGCCCGTCGCCACGCGCCAGCCCAAGGACGTCACCGTCCACGGCGACAAACGCACCGACGACTACTTCTGGCTCCGCGAAAAAGAGTCCCCCGCCGTCCTCGACTACCTGAAGGCTGAAAACGCCTACACCGAGTCCGTCACCGCTCCCGCGAAACCGCTCCAGGAAAAACTCTACACCGAGATGGTCGCCCGCGTGAAGGAGACCGACCAGTCCGTGCCCGCGCGCAAAGGCCGCCACGTTTATTACACCCGCACCGAGCAGGGAAAACAGTACCCCATCCACTGTCGCAAACTCGCCGATACGCCCAAGGCTCCCGAGGAAATCATCCTCGACATCAACCAGCTTGCCGTCGGCGAAGCCTTCATGTCCGTCGGCCACCTCGTCGTCAGTGACGACGCCCGCCTGCTCATCTACACCACCGACCGCACCGGCTCGCGCGACTACACCGTCCACATCAAGAACCTCGAGACCGGCGCCGAGATCCCGCAGCAGATCGGCAACGTCGCCTCCATCGAGTGGGCCGCCGACAACGACACGATCTTCTACGTCACCGAGGAAAAAGAAACCAAGCGCGCCTACCGCCTCGAACGCTGGGTGCTCTCCACCGGCCAGCGCCGCGTTCTCCTCGACGAGAAAGACGAACTCTACGACCTCGAGATCTCCCGCACCCTCGACGAAAAATACCTCGTCTGCATCTCCGAGAGCAAAACCACCACCGGCATCCTCGCCCTCCCGAGCAATCAGCCGCGCGGCAAATTCCGCGTCATCGTCCGCAAACGCGACGGCGTCGAATGCTCTCTCGAACACCGCGACGGCCTCTTCTACATCCTCACCAATCTCGACGCGAAAAACTTCCGCCTCGTCTCCGCTCCCGTGGACACCCCCACGCCGATGCACTGGACGGAAATCCTCCCGCACGATCCCGCCATCAAACGCGAAGACATCGAAACCTTCGCCAACCATCTCGTCGTCCACGAACGCGAAAACGGCCTCCCTCACATCCGCGTCATCGACCTCGCCTCCGGCAAACAGCACCGCATCCCGATGCCCGAGCCCATCTACGAAGTGGACGAGGGCGAAAATCTGGAGTTCGACACCACCAGCTACCGCTTCACCTACGAGTCCCCCGTCACGCCCGACTCCACCTACGCCTACGATCTCAACACCGGCGCCAGCACGCTCCTCAAACGCGCCGAAATTCCCGGCGGCTACGATCCCGCGCTCTACGCCTGCGAACGCATCTGGGCCTCTGCCTCCGATAAAACAAAGATCCCTGTCTCCCTCGTCTGGCGCAAAGACCGCCGTGCCCCCGGCCCGCAGCCGCTCTTCCTCTACGGCTACGGCTCCTACGGCGTCAGCATACCCGATTCGTTTTCGACCACCCGCCTCAGCCTCCTCGACCGCGGCGTCATCTACGCCATCGCCCACATCCGCGGCGGCGGCGAACTCGGCGAAGACTGGCGCGACGCCGGTAAAATGGCGCTCAAGAAAACCACCTTCACCGATTTCATCGCCTGCGCCGAAAGCCTCATCGCCAGCAAACACACCGACTCGAAAAAACTCATCATCAGCGGCGGTAGCGCCGGCGGCCTCCTCGTCGGCGCCGTCCTCAATCAAAAGCCCGCGCTCTTCCGCGCCGCCATCCTCGACGTCCCCTTCGTGGACATCGTCAACACCATGCTCGACGACACCCTGCCACTGACGACCAGCGAGTACATCGAGTGGGGCAACCCGAACGTGAAAGCTGAATACGCCTGGATGCGCGCCTACTCGCCCTACGACAACCTCAAGCCCCAGGCGTACCCAGCGATGCTCGTGAACGTCTCCCTCAACGACAGCCAGGTTCCCTACTGGGAAGGCGCCAAACTCGTCGCCAAACTCCGCACGTTGAAGACTGACTCCAACCCTCTCCTCCTGCGCACCAACCTCGACGCCGGCCACGGCGGCGCGTCAGGCCGCTACGATTCGCTCAAAGAAACCGCCTTCGACTACGCCTTCGCTCTGACGATTCTCGGCCTGTAG
- a CDS encoding GlsB/YeaQ/YmgE family stress response membrane protein: MNLKAFVTILLIGALAGWLSGVIMKGKGFGLAGNVIVGVIGALLGGFLFSIVGITASGFVGQLIFATAGALLFAYLLRFIKH, translated from the coding sequence ATGAACCTCAAAGCCTTCGTCACCATCCTGCTCATCGGCGCTCTCGCCGGCTGGCTCAGTGGCGTGATCATGAAGGGCAAGGGCTTCGGCCTCGCCGGTAACGTCATCGTCGGCGTCATTGGCGCCCTCCTCGGCGGCTTCCTTTTCAGTATCGTCGGCATCACGGCGAGCGGCTTCGTCGGCCAGCTCATCTTCGCCACCGCCGGCGCGCTCCTCTTCGCCTATCTCCTCCGCTTCATCAAGCACTAG
- the rsmA gene encoding 16S rRNA (adenine(1518)-N(6)/adenine(1519)-N(6))-dimethyltransferase RsmA, with amino-acid sequence MPLTPSATRDLLAKLGHLPKRFLGQNFLVDGNIVRKSLELAQIAPGDVVVEVGPGLGTLTSALLTDGAEVWAVEKDRTLHAHLEETLVVEFPSTFHLLEGDAIEHPLAALPADRSAPFKVVANLPYAISTPWMDAVLSGPLPERLVLMLQQEAAQRYSASHGSKQFSAISIFLQSAYDIAPGHKVASGCFYPKPDIESYLLHLVRKPAPFIFSPETKALIRACFQQRRKQIGSLLRQNIADSAHVSAWLAVLATAGLSPQTRPEDIPAPLWTQLSGTTQ; translated from the coding sequence ATGCCGCTGACCCCCTCCGCCACGCGCGACCTCCTCGCCAAGCTCGGCCACCTGCCGAAACGCTTCCTCGGGCAAAACTTCCTCGTAGACGGCAACATCGTCCGCAAATCCCTCGAACTCGCCCAGATCGCCCCCGGCGATGTCGTCGTCGAAGTCGGTCCCGGCCTCGGCACGCTCACCTCCGCGCTCCTCACCGACGGAGCCGAAGTCTGGGCCGTCGAAAAAGACCGCACCCTCCACGCCCACCTCGAAGAAACCCTCGTCGTCGAGTTCCCATCCACCTTCCACCTCCTCGAAGGCGACGCCATCGAACACCCGCTCGCCGCTCTCCCCGCCGATCGCTCCGCCCCCTTCAAAGTCGTCGCCAATCTCCCCTACGCGATCTCCACCCCATGGATGGACGCCGTCCTCAGCGGCCCGCTCCCCGAACGCCTCGTCCTCATGCTTCAACAAGAAGCCGCCCAGCGCTACTCAGCCTCGCACGGCTCCAAACAATTCTCCGCCATCTCCATCTTCCTCCAGTCCGCCTACGACATCGCCCCCGGCCACAAAGTCGCCTCCGGCTGCTTCTACCCCAAGCCCGACATCGAGTCGTACCTCCTCCACCTCGTTCGCAAACCCGCGCCCTTCATTTTCTCGCCCGAAACCAAAGCCCTCATCCGCGCCTGCTTTCAGCAACGCCGCAAACAGATCGGCTCCCTCCTCCGCCAAAACATCGCCGACTCCGCCCACGTCTCCGCCTGGCTCGCCGTCCTCGCCACCGCCGGCCTCTCACCCCAAACCCGTCCCGAAGACATCCCCGCTCCGCTCTGGACGCAGCTTTCCGGCACCACACAGTGA
- the trpC gene encoding indole-3-glycerol phosphate synthase TrpC, with protein sequence MSDKLTEIMAWKRQEVASLLRTVSLDELSRLNASLSKPPSFAAALRRPDGKLGVISEIKRRSPSAGAIAEKIAATDQALRYQAAGASALSVLTDTKFFGGTLDDLRSVTQLFREKPPAVPCLRKDFMVHPIQVLQAREAGASAILIIVRALSDADIKTLFDAATAAGLDALFEIHNDAELDRSVRHGAKIIGVNNRDLAIFKTDLGLSERLIPKFPKDVIAVSESGIFTGADAARVKACGAHAILVGEALMKSPNPAALIAEFRAN encoded by the coding sequence ATGTCCGACAAACTCACCGAGATCATGGCCTGGAAGCGCCAGGAAGTCGCCTCCCTCCTCCGCACCGTTTCCCTCGACGAACTCTCCCGCCTCAACGCCTCCCTCTCGAAGCCCCCGTCCTTCGCCGCCGCGCTCCGCCGCCCCGACGGCAAACTCGGCGTCATCTCCGAGATCAAGCGCCGCTCCCCCTCCGCCGGCGCCATCGCCGAGAAAATCGCCGCCACCGATCAAGCCCTCCGCTACCAGGCCGCCGGCGCCAGCGCCCTCTCCGTCCTCACCGACACCAAATTTTTCGGCGGCACTCTCGACGACCTCCGCAGCGTCACGCAGCTCTTCCGCGAAAAACCGCCCGCCGTCCCCTGCCTCCGCAAGGACTTCATGGTTCACCCCATTCAAGTCCTCCAGGCCCGCGAAGCCGGCGCCTCCGCCATCCTCATCATCGTCCGCGCCCTTTCCGACGCCGACATCAAGACCCTTTTCGATGCCGCCACCGCCGCCGGTCTCGACGCCCTGTTCGAGATTCACAACGACGCCGAGCTCGACCGCTCCGTCCGCCACGGCGCGAAGATCATCGGCGTCAACAACCGCGACCTCGCCATCTTCAAAACAGATCTCGGCCTCAGCGAACGCCTCATCCCGAAATTCCCAAAGGACGTCATCGCCGTCAGCGAAAGCGGCATCTTCACCGGCGCCGACGCCGCCCGGGTAAAAGCCTGCGGCGCCCACGCCATCCTCGTCGGCGAAGCCCTCATGAAGTCCCCCAACCCCGCCGCCCTCATCGCCGAGTTCCGCGCAAACTAA